One region of Oreochromis aureus strain Israel breed Guangdong linkage group 19, ZZ_aureus, whole genome shotgun sequence genomic DNA includes:
- the si:dkey-196h17.9 gene encoding uncharacterized protein si:dkey-196h17.9 isoform X2, translated as MKKISIFSRKKKIRMSEGKKPLIENNNNIQDGHDCACHGWENPLAQNSFNTAEEQSMQRQQSMSLMELVQHLGVSSESLYNLTEPNLGQESVIDWSNPQTFKILHKVLQVINSVKQCLQLMDWVQHKYLREVLFSSDQKLFCEWKDKAKEKLLQSVQKEIRESLDKILQNETGIAASCIEEDYVKLYVDTIQCINAVPREAQNLLPELHNEVQEISFQEFRTFVKRYSEEQYVDLKKRAETDNPEMIHFLKTLKTCKELRKYAQTTGTGVTPSLVKETVETLENLEQSTLTFLMEIITIIAENHFKDFFRSDSNLNNFLDSVYNHFPKRPYVMDEQKVVVDEAYKIIARTYLEHLITNKKRTLKCRWTSNIGERIHEDANHLHKSISLLAPGVHEWHTMLLGIQEVLDCTSIDALKIIMGRLQQDYFKNSEDFKFLNKLLKWKGLSNGDVNEVLDALPGSESRPICRSCFSCLTCW; from the exons ATGAAGAAGATCTCGATATTcagcagaaagaagaagattCGGATGAGTGAGGGCAAGAAACCTTTAAtagaaaataacaacaacatccAAGATG GACATGACTGTGCATGTCATGGGTGGGAGAACCCATTGGCCCAGAACTCCTTTAACACTGCAGAGGAGCAATCCATGCAGAGACAACAAAGCATGTCACTTATGGAACTCGTTCAGCATCTTGGGGTGTCCTCTGAAAGCCTGTACAACCTCACAGAGCCTAATTTGGGACAAGAGAGTGTCATTGATTGGTCCAACCCTCAGACATTCAAAATCCTGCACAAAGTGCTCCAGGTGATCAACTCTGTCAAGCAATGCCTGCAACTGATGGACTGGGTCCAACATAAATATCTGAG GGAGGTGCTTTTTAGTTCAGACCAAAAGCTGTTCTGTGAATGGAAAGACAAGGCAAAGGAGAAGCTGCTTCAAAGTGTGCAG AAAGAGATCAGAGAGTCCCTGGACAAAATCCTGCAGAATGAGACCGGCATAGCTGCAAGCTGCATAGAAGAAGATTATGTTAAACTTTATGTGGACACTATCCAG TGTATTAATGCCGTACCCAGAGAAGCACAAAATCTCCTTCCAGAACTGCACAATGAAGTGCAAGAAATTTCTTTCCAAGAGTTTCGAACATTTGTCAAGAG GTACAGTGAAGAGCAGTATGTCGATCTTAAAAAAAGGGCAGAAACTGACAACCCAGAAATGATACACTTcctcaaaacactgaaaacatgtaAGGAACTCAG GAAGTATGCTCAGACTACTGGTACGGGAGTCACACCTTCTCTTGTCAAAGAAACTGTGGAAACACTGGAGAACCTGGAGCAGTCTACTTTAACATTCCTGATGGAAATTATAACTATTATTGCAGAG AACCACTTTAAAGATTTCTTCAGATCGGACAGCAACTTGAACAACTTTCTTGATAGTGTTTACAATCATTTCCCCAAACGGCCCTATGTTATGGATGAgcaaaaa GTGGTGGTGGATGAGGCCTATAAGATCATCGCCCGTACTTATCTCGAACATCTTATAACAAACAAGAAGAGAACCCTGAAGTGTCGATGGACTTCTAATATTGGTGAACGAATACATGAAGATGCAAACCATCTTCACAAGAGCATTTCACTCTTG GCTCCTGGTGTCCACGAGTGGCACACGATGCTGCTGGGCATCCAAGAGGTGTTGGACTGCACATCCATTGATGCACTGAAGATAATAATGGGACGTCTACAGCAGGACTATTTCAAAAACAG TGAGGACTTCAAGTTCCTGAACAAGTTGCTGAAGTGGAAGGGTCTTTCTAATGGCGATGTCAACGAGGTACTGGACGCTCTTCCCGGCAGTGAATCCAGACCTATTTGCAGGTCCTGTTTCTCCTGTCTTACCTGCTGGTGA
- the si:dkey-196h17.9 gene encoding uncharacterized protein si:dkey-196h17.9 isoform X1: MKKISIFSRKKKIRMSEGKKPLIENNNNIQDGHDCACHGWENPLAQNSFNTAEEQSMQRQQSMSLMELVQHLGVSSESLYNLTEPNLGQESVIDWSNPQTFKILHKVLQVINSVKQCLQLMDWVQHKYLSREVLFSSDQKLFCEWKDKAKEKLLQSVQKEIRESLDKILQNETGIAASCIEEDYVKLYVDTIQCINAVPREAQNLLPELHNEVQEISFQEFRTFVKRYSEEQYVDLKKRAETDNPEMIHFLKTLKTCKELRKYAQTTGTGVTPSLVKETVETLENLEQSTLTFLMEIITIIAENHFKDFFRSDSNLNNFLDSVYNHFPKRPYVMDEQKVVVDEAYKIIARTYLEHLITNKKRTLKCRWTSNIGERIHEDANHLHKSISLLAPGVHEWHTMLLGIQEVLDCTSIDALKIIMGRLQQDYFKNSEDFKFLNKLLKWKGLSNGDVNEVLDALPGSESRPICRSCFSCLTCW, from the exons ATGAAGAAGATCTCGATATTcagcagaaagaagaagattCGGATGAGTGAGGGCAAGAAACCTTTAAtagaaaataacaacaacatccAAGATG GACATGACTGTGCATGTCATGGGTGGGAGAACCCATTGGCCCAGAACTCCTTTAACACTGCAGAGGAGCAATCCATGCAGAGACAACAAAGCATGTCACTTATGGAACTCGTTCAGCATCTTGGGGTGTCCTCTGAAAGCCTGTACAACCTCACAGAGCCTAATTTGGGACAAGAGAGTGTCATTGATTGGTCCAACCCTCAGACATTCAAAATCCTGCACAAAGTGCTCCAGGTGATCAACTCTGTCAAGCAATGCCTGCAACTGATGGACTGGGTCCAACATAAATATCTGAG CAGGGAGGTGCTTTTTAGTTCAGACCAAAAGCTGTTCTGTGAATGGAAAGACAAGGCAAAGGAGAAGCTGCTTCAAAGTGTGCAG AAAGAGATCAGAGAGTCCCTGGACAAAATCCTGCAGAATGAGACCGGCATAGCTGCAAGCTGCATAGAAGAAGATTATGTTAAACTTTATGTGGACACTATCCAG TGTATTAATGCCGTACCCAGAGAAGCACAAAATCTCCTTCCAGAACTGCACAATGAAGTGCAAGAAATTTCTTTCCAAGAGTTTCGAACATTTGTCAAGAG GTACAGTGAAGAGCAGTATGTCGATCTTAAAAAAAGGGCAGAAACTGACAACCCAGAAATGATACACTTcctcaaaacactgaaaacatgtaAGGAACTCAG GAAGTATGCTCAGACTACTGGTACGGGAGTCACACCTTCTCTTGTCAAAGAAACTGTGGAAACACTGGAGAACCTGGAGCAGTCTACTTTAACATTCCTGATGGAAATTATAACTATTATTGCAGAG AACCACTTTAAAGATTTCTTCAGATCGGACAGCAACTTGAACAACTTTCTTGATAGTGTTTACAATCATTTCCCCAAACGGCCCTATGTTATGGATGAgcaaaaa GTGGTGGTGGATGAGGCCTATAAGATCATCGCCCGTACTTATCTCGAACATCTTATAACAAACAAGAAGAGAACCCTGAAGTGTCGATGGACTTCTAATATTGGTGAACGAATACATGAAGATGCAAACCATCTTCACAAGAGCATTTCACTCTTG GCTCCTGGTGTCCACGAGTGGCACACGATGCTGCTGGGCATCCAAGAGGTGTTGGACTGCACATCCATTGATGCACTGAAGATAATAATGGGACGTCTACAGCAGGACTATTTCAAAAACAG TGAGGACTTCAAGTTCCTGAACAAGTTGCTGAAGTGGAAGGGTCTTTCTAATGGCGATGTCAACGAGGTACTGGACGCTCTTCCCGGCAGTGAATCCAGACCTATTTGCAGGTCCTGTTTCTCCTGTCTTACCTGCTGGTGA
- the LOC120434833 gene encoding protein ZBED8-like, with product MANLILGTAAEGKLSQIPLSNDTVSDRIEDMRKDILAQVVADLISSPAKFSLQLDESADVANLSHLTVFVRYVKDDMIKEDFLFCKPLTTTTKAADVKKLVDDFFRDNNLSWDMVSAVCTDRAPVMLGKNSGFGVLVKADAPHIIVTRCILHRHALATKTLPPKMAEVLKTVVECVNYVRNSALRHRIFSELCKEMGSEVEVLLYHSNVWWLSRGQVLNRVFAMRVELALFLQEHQHCHADCFKNPEFILILAYMADIFAALNHLNQQMQGGGVNIIEAEEHLKAFQKKLMLWKRRTENNNFANFPLLDNCVSKIEDVSGIGDIPVSTELKQTIATHLDELAKSLDRYFPTRESYPAWVRQPFTFAVETADVNDEYLDEIIEIQQSQVQQQLFRTTTLSTFWCRQTDKYPIIAKEALDSFIPFVTTYLCEQSFSTMLDIKTKKRNRLFCENDMRVALAKVKPFISKLVSQRQQQKSH from the coding sequence ATGGCAAATCTGATACTCGGAACAGCGGCCGAAGGTAAATTATCCCAAATTCCTCTTTCAAATGACACCGTCAGCGACAGAATAGAAGACATGAGAAAAGACATCTTGGCTCAAGTAGTCGCCGATCTGATTTCAAGCCCGGCAAAATTCAGCCTTCAACTCGATGAGAGCGCAGACGTTGCTAATCTAAGCCATCTTACTGTTTTTGTGCGCTATGTGAAAGATGACATGATAAAAgaagattttttattttgtaagccTCTTACAACAACAACTAAGGCAGCCGATGTGAAGAAGCTTGTGGATGACTTCTTCAGAGACAACAATCTTTCATGGGACATGGTTTCTGCAGTTTGTACGGACAGAGCTCCAGTCATGCTGGGAAAAAACTCTGGTTTTGGTGTGCTAGTAAAAGCCGATGCACCACACATCATTGTGACTCGTTGTATTTTGCACAGGCATGCATTGGCAACAAAAACCTTGCCTCCAAAAATGGCAGAAGTATTAAAAACTGTGGTGGAATGTGTGAACTATGTGCGAAATAGTGCTCTGAGGCACCGCATCTTCAGTGAGCTGTGTAAAGAAATGGGCTCTGAAGTCGAGGTACTTCTGTACCATTCTAATGTTTGGTGGTTATCCCGGGGACAGGTGCTGAATCGTGTTTTTGCCATGCGTGTGGAATTAGCCCTGTTTTTGCAAGAGCACCAACACTGTCATGCAGATTGCTTCAAAAATCCTGAGTTCATTCTCATTTTAGCGTACATGGCTGATATATTCGCAGCTCTCAATCATCTCAATCAGCAGATGCAGGGTGGTGGAGTCAATATCATAGAAGCGGAAGAACACCTGAAGGCTTTTCAAAAAAAGCTAATGTTATGGAAACGACGAACAGAGAACAACAACTTCGCAAACTTCCCCCTTCTGGACAACTGTGTAAGTAAGATCGAAGATGTGTCTGGAATCGGAGATATTCCTGTATCCACGGAACTGAAGCAAACAATTGCAACGCACTTAGATGAGCTTGCAAAGTCTCTTGACAGATATTTCCCTACAAGAGAGTCATATCCAGCATGGGTGAGACAGCCGTTCACGTTTGCTGTTGAGACAGCAGATGTCAATGATGAATACCTTGACGAAATCATTGAAATTCAGCAGAGCCAGGTTCAACAGCAACTCTTCAGAACAACAACGCTCTCAACGTTTTGGTGTCGACAAACTGACAAGTATCCAATTATTGCTAAGGAAGCCCTGGATTCttttataccatttgttacAACATATCTTTGCGAGCAATCCTTTTCGACGATGCTGGACATAAAAACGAAGAAAAGGAACAGACTTTTCTGTGAAAATGACATGAGAGTGGCACTTGCCAAGGTGAAGCCATTCATATCTAAACTGGTCTCTCAAAGGCAACAGCAGAAGTCACACTGA